DNA from Symphalangus syndactylus isolate Jambi chromosome 22, NHGRI_mSymSyn1-v2.1_pri, whole genome shotgun sequence:
TTTGCTGGGTGCCTGGCATAAAGTAAACATTCATTATTCCAGATGAAAGGAGTATTGGTTAGAATGAGTTTGGCTTCTGAAAAACAGACCCACTGGTTGGCTGGCCCCAAGGCTTTAGTCCCAGACCCGGCAGGTCCACACCTTCCGTGTCCAGGCCTGGACCCAGTGTCCTCTAGTCTGATGAGAGGGCGACACCTGCTGGTGAAAAGCCAGATGTGCAGCCACAGGCCTCCTTTCTCCTTGAGGGTCTCAGACTCCCGCTGCAGCCTTGTCCTTGGGGCCTTCAGGAGACTGGAATGGGCATATGTCGCCCAGATTGTACTGCGTCCTCCTCTCTAGTCCAAACCATTGCTCTCCTTTGTCAGGATTAAGACTCAGCCTCCTGTGCGTCCTCCCCTGCAGGCAGAAGGCCCGGAGGGATCCTTTTCAAAGGTACATCTGGCCATGACGCTGTCTGCTCAGTTTCCAGCGCTGCCATCTGGGAATAAGATCTAAGATCTAAAGGTCTTGTTGCAGCCTGCCAGGCCTCACCTGATGCAGCTCCtgccacttttcttttcttttctttttactttttttttttttttttgagacagtcttgctcttgctctgtcacccaggctggagtgcagtggcgagatctcagctcactgcaacctctgccttctaggttcaagcaattctctcacctcagcttcccaagtcgctgggattataggcacctgccaccacacccaggtaatttttgtatttttagtagagacgggttttcgccaagttggccaggctggtctcgaactcctgacctcaggtgatctcccccctgcctcccccacctcagcctcccaaagtgctgggattacaggcatgagccaccgcgcctggcctcctgccacttttctgatctgtttgttttgtgtgtgtgcattgccTGTCTCCCCCAACTAGAGGATAAACTCTTTCGTGGCTGGGCCTCATTGTCTTGTTCATTGCTCCATCTCATGGTTTAGCCCAAAGCCTGGCATTCAGTGGGTGCCCAATAAATActtggtgaataaatgaatgaatgacgaTTACCCTAGCCAGACTGAACAACTGGTCCTTCTGCCCAGAGCACTCCCCACttgctcccccaccccaccctttcGTATAGCTTAGTCACTGGTCAGATCTCATTTTTGACATCACTTCctgcaggaagccctccctgatttCCTCTCTCTCAAGTGGGCTGGTTGTCCTCCAGCATCATTCTGTGTTGCCCTTAGTGTTGCACTTCTCAGAAGCTATGGCAAttgtctgctttcttttttttttttttttgagacagagtcttgctctgaggcccaggctggagtgcagtggcacgatctcggctcactgcaagctccgcctcccgggttcaagccattctcctgcctcagccctcccgagtagctaggactacaggcgcccgccaccacgcccggctaatttttttgtatttttagtagagacggggtttcaccgtgttagccaggatggtcttgatctcctgacctcgtgatccgcccgcctcggcttcccaaaatgctgggattacaggcgtgagccaccgcgcccggccaattgtcTGCTTTCTTTCTGGCCTCTCCCACCtggctgtgagctccttgaggacagggttacatttattttctgtgtgtcCCCTCTGCCTAGAAGAGATGCTACCAGGATGAGAGGGTATATACCTTACAGTTACGAGCAAGAATATGGGCACCAGACTTGCCTGAGTTCTAATCTCAATGGTACCAGTCTATGGAACTTTGAGTCCATTcttcaacctctctgtgcctcagctctGTAACCTACAAAATGGTCACAAATATAGTGCCCATGTTGTTTCTCTGACACAGAGTAAATGGTTAATACATGTTAAAGGTTAGTAGCTAGTATTTGTAGAAACCTAGTAAAATAGtcattgaataaattaatgaccagatatggtggctcacatctataatccaagcagtttgggaagctgaagcgggaggatagcttgaggccaggagttcaagaccagcctgggcagcacagtgagaccttttctctacTAAAACTCAAAGAAGTcaagctgggtgtagtggtgcacatatagtctcagctactcgggaggctgaggcaggaggatcacttgagcccaggagtttgaggctgcagtgagctgtgattgttccactgcactccagcctgggtgatagagtgagactctgtctctaaaataaataaatacagaaaaactcAGTGATTTTTATCTGGGAGCTTTGAGACTGACTTCCTTAAATAGGTTGCTTTAGGGTTTCTCACAGTGCTCTGCATCTCTTAGACttacacacactctcacacccACACCAGTAACTCCACCTCCTGCTCAGGGAACACGATTGCCCTGAGGGGTGAACCTACtccccctacctttttttttttttttttttgctatcccTAGAGGGCAGCATGAGCCTGGTAtgcagtagatgctcaataaataacatGTCTTGTTTTCATTCGTTCAAATATGATGCTCTATTTCTGAGCACCTCCCTCCCTTTTGAGAAGCCAGGTCCCCTTATTTCCCATCTCAGATCCCCAGGTCCCACCTGGGCTGCCTTCTGGGATGGAGTCTCCTGGAGCCAACTTTCCTGAGCCTCCCAGCCCCCACTGGCATGCCCTCGAGTCTCCCCGTGTGGTATCCCCCTGCCTTTGCGGTGACCTGCACGCTCGCTTCTGAGCCAAGATGGCAGCAAGAAACCCACTGCCCCTCCCCATCACGCTGGGGCATTCTGATCACTGCTCTGGCCTGCCCTGGGTTAAGATGACAGCAGGTGGCCCTGGGGAGGGTGGATTTTCTCAGGGCTGGCCCCTTCTCATCTTTTAGATCACACTTTGTTGCCTGCGCAGAGAGGCCCTTCCCAAGCACTGCATCAGGAAAGGTCTTCACCCCAATCACTCTCCATCTAGCATCCTGTTTCAGTTCCTGCAGAGCATTCGTCACTGTTCAAAATCATCTTCTTTATTTATTGGgttactttatttatttggggTGGGTTCCCTCCACCCCAAAAATACCAGCTCCAAGAAAACCATGGTATCTccccagcactttgcagggccTGGCATGTGGAAGATGTACCAGTAATATTTGCTGTATTAATAAATGAGTCTCTTCATGTGCAGGTGCCTTATCCTGCCTCTGCCACGCGACGGATGTTTCAGATGCCCCTTAGCGGATCTAATGAtctttcctgggctcaagcacaaAAGACTCCCGCTTGGCTGGGGAAGCAGGGCCAGGCCCTGGGAATTGCAGCCTCTGGGCATCAGAGCTTGGCCCTTCCAGCTAATCGGCCTGCCCACAGACACAAGAGGAGAGGGCTTTCAGCGAGTCCTTGACTGTTCCCCAAGTTGAAGACCTCACAGGTGCAGCCTTCACGGGTTTTCCCTTAGCCTCAGGAACCTCCTGGGGGCAGAGTGGGCTGACCGGGAAGGAAGCTGAGGCCACAGCCCCTCTGCAGAGCGGCAGGGTGGCCCTGGCCTGGGCAAGGCATCCCCCACCCATGGGGGTCACCCGAGTCAGATGGGGCCAGTTTTCCCCACAGAACACGATGTAGGTCTTCATTGGTGGGGTGACAAACCCTCGATTGGGACTGGGGGCTTGGGGTGGTGATGGGGTTGCTGCCAGGGAGAGCTGCTTCCCATGGGTGCAGTCAATAACAAAAGTCAGGTGAGCCGTGGGGACGGTCTTCTGATGCCCGGCCAGCTTCCCACCTAGAAGGGAGGAAAAGACCAAAAGTTAGCACAAgcaagggacttttttttttcccctgagacagggtctcgctctgtcacccaggctggaggtcagtggctcaattgtggctcactgcagcctcatcctcagggggctcaacccatcctcccatctcagccccctaagtagctgggactacaggctcatgccatcacacctggttaattttaaaattttttgtagagatgaggtttccctatgttgcccaggctggtctcaaactcctggactgaagaaatcctcctgcctcagcccaatcagtcctgggattacaggcgtgagccactgcacccaactggGACATGGTTTCctgaattcatttgtttattcgtTCGATAGGGTTTAACTGAGTTGGTTGATGCACCAACAGAGGAGGACAGTCAGGGTTTAAGTGTATAGATTTCAGCATCAGAGAGACCTGAGTTCTAGTTTCCACttaccatccatccatctgtcttcCAGGAGCACAGAGTCCAACATGTCAGTGCCTCTCAACTTTGCTGTTCCCATGAGCTGcctggggagcttgttaaaatgcagagtcTAGTGCagcggggctggggtggggcctgagactcGCGTTTCTAACAAGCCCCCAGGGGATGCCAATTCTGCTGGTCCATGGACCATATTACGAAAAGCACAGTCCTCAACCCAAGAGAGGAAAGCCCTGGCCATCtttgtaggtgaggaaactgaggctcagcctgCACAAGTGTTGATGGGTCTCAGGGAGCATCTTGCTACTCTCCCCCTCCACACATAATCTTGTCCACAGCCTCAGAGAATCCCATCAGTGCCTGGTGGCATCTGCCCTGGCAATCCCCCCGCTCAGAGCCCAGCACAGGGTAGAGGGATGGACAAACCAGCCAACAGACTTATCAGTGAAGCAGGTGTCTGAGCAAGTGTATCTGAatccaaagcctgtgctcttaaaAAGGTAACTTTTTGAGTTACCCAAATAACATACACATCCATTCTCTTAGCTACGTGCTGTGAACCACGACGTGGGCTCAGAAGGAAGCTTATGTTCTAGTAGGTTGGCTAGCACAGGAAATAAAACAAGCCCGCCCTTGGCTTGAGAATCCCAGCAACCCAAGGGAGGTAGCATGTTTGCCATcacacccccacccacccccagctggtctttctttttctttttttttgagatggagtctcacactgttgctcaggctggagtgcagtggtgcgatctcagctcactgcaacctccgcctcctgggttcaagcgattctcctgcctcagcctcctgagtagctgggattataggcatccgccaccacacccagctaatgttttgtatttttagcagatatggggtttcactatgttggccaagctcgtctcaaactcctgaccccatgatccgcccgcttcagcctcccaaagtgcggggattacaggcatgaggcaccgcacctggcccccagCTGGTGGTTCTGTGGGGCTGGGGTCCCTTTGCCACCTCTTACCGGAGCTGGTCTCCAGGCCCGTCTCACAGATGGTGCCTTTGAGGTCGGCTCTCCAGTCCCTGGGGTCTTCTGACGGGGCCATGTGGCTACTTCGGCGCCTGCCTGGCTCTGACAGAAGAGGAGCTGTCTTCGGCCACTCTTCCAGGATGTGGCTCCCCCACTGCGGGACCAGACCTTTTATACTGACCGGATCCGGATTCTCTGAGTGCATTCCACCAGGAGCCAAAGGAACTGGCCCAGAGCAGTCAGGGGATCGCTTTGATCAACAGGGTTATGTCAACAGGATTATTGTTGGGTCAATGGGAGGCAGGCCTCCTACCAAACAGACCAAACAGACACTATTTCTACCAAGTGCAGCTGCTTCCTGATTTAGGATAGGCCTCTGGAACCTTCTcatccagcctcagtttcccaaaccTCAGTCATTATCCAGTGATTCCACCAGTGTGGCTTTTTCCCCTGTCTAGGAACTGTACGTAATACTACTTAATTCACATGTCCTTGAAGTCAGTCAACTGTTTTTACTGAAAAAGAAGTgcacttggccaggtgtggtggctcacgcctgtaatcccagcactttgggaggccaaggcaggtggatcacaaggtcaggagatcaagaccatcctggctaacacggtgaaaccccgtctctactaaaaatacaaaaaattagctgggtgaggtggcgggcacctttactcccagctactctggaggttgaggcaggagaatggtgtgaacaccagaggtggagcttgcagtgagccaagtttgcaccactgcactccagcctgggagacagagcgagagtctgtctcaaaaagaagaaagaaagaaggaaagaaagaaagaaagaaagaaagaaagaaagaaagaaagaaagaaagaaagaaagaaagaaaggaaagagagagagagagggagggagggagggaaagaaagaaaggagagagagaaagaaagaaagaaagagagaagtgcactttatttatttatttatttatttatttatttatttattttgaggcggagtttcgctcttcttgcccaggctggagtgcaatggcacgatctcagctcaccgaaacctccatctcctgggttcaagtgattctcctgcctcaacctcccgagtagctgggattacaggtatgcaccaccacgcccggctaattttgtatttttaatagagacaggttttctccatgttggtcaggctggtctcaaactcctgacctcaggtgatctgcctgccttggcctcccaaagtgctgggattacaggtgtgagccaccgtgcctggccggaagtgcactttattttaattttattattagtagtatattttgagatggagtcttgctctgttgcccaggctggagtgcagtggtgtgatctcagctcactgcaacctctgcctcctgggttccagtgattctcctgtgtcaatctcctaagtagctgaaactacaggcgtgtgccaccacacctggctattttttttttttttttttttagtagagataaggtttcatgttggccaggctggtctcaaactcctgacctcaagtgatccacttgcctcagcctctcaaagtgctgggattacaggcgtgagcctctgcacctagtctattttattttatatctgctACTGGCCCAGATGAAAGAAATGCACTTTAAAAGGAAATTTGGTATTGCTATATTAAATAGAAACAGTATCACTTCCAGAAATAAGAGGTACCTATGCCTGGTAGCCAAGTTGGCCACCAAAGATGTCCAAGCCTTAATCCCCAAAGcctgtgaatatattaccttatttggcaaaagggactttgcagatgtgattaagagtATGAATTTTGAGaaaaggagattattctggattatgtGGGTGAGCTcaatctaatcacatgagtcCTTAAAATTGGAGAAcctcgccgggcgtggtggctcacgcctgtaatcctagcactttgggaggccgaggagggtggatcacctgaagtcaggagttcgagaccagcctggccaacatggcaaaaccccgtctctactaaaatacaaaaattagctgggcgtggtggcacacgcctgtaatcccagctactcaggaggctgaggaaggagaatcacttgaacctgggaggtggatgttgcaatgagccaagatcgcaccactgcactccagcctgtgtgatgggagcgagactccatctcaaaaaaaaaaaaaaacaaaattggagaaCCTCTTCTGGCTGGATTAGAGAGATGTAATAACAGAAGAAGGCCACAGAGATATGAAGTGAGGACTCAACCCTTCCTTGCTGGCTTTGGAGGCGGAGGATGGGGTCCTGAGCCAAGGTATGCCagtagcctctagaagctgggaaaggcaaagaaagggaTCCTTCCCCGGAAATTCCATGAAGAAACCTTCCTGCCAACGCCTTGATTTTAACCCAGTGAGACCCACAttgaacttctgacctacagagaaAAAACTTATGCTGCTTTAAACTATTGCATTCCAATAATTTATTTAGTATCAATAAAAAACTAATACACTGtgcaaataacaaagaaaataaaaaaaatttaaattttagctaaattttgttgcctgtgttacATGACTTAAAAAgtaactgggtaatttatatcaTACTACAATGTCTTGCTTTcttcagagtctcactgttgcccaggctggagtacagtggcacagtcatggctcattgaagcctcgacctcctggcctcatgcaatcctcccacttcagcctcctgattagctgggactacaggctcatgacACCTCACctggttaactttttaaaaaaccttttgtagagatggagggtcttactatgttgcccaggctggtctcgaactcttggcttcaagtgatcctcccatcttggcctctcaaagtgctgaaactacaggtatgagccaccatgcctggcctacagtttttttttttttttttctttgagacagagtttcgctcttgtcgctcaggctggagtgcaatggtgcaatctcggctcactccaaactgcaacctccgattcccaggttcaagtgattctcctgactcagcctctagagtagctgggattacaggtgcctgccaccatgcccagctaatttttgtatgtttagtagagatggggtttcaccatgtcggccaggctggtctccaactcctgacttcaggagatactcccgccttgacctcccaaagtgctggaattacaggtgtaagccactgcgcctggccccacaATTTTTTTAGAGAAGTAACTGGACACGCGTGATAGCAGGCACCTCTGATACCATAGGACAATAAGGGTACTTTATGTCTGTGGTCTCCTACTCCAAAACTCCTAACCCCAGTCTAAATATGAGAAAAACATTGGACAAATCCAAACTGAGGAACATTCCGTAAAATACATGTACAATCCCCAAACTCTCAAGATCATGAAAAACAACGGAGACAAAAACTGTCACAGACCAGAAGGgactaaagagacatgaaaaCTTGCTACAGTGGAAGTATCCTGGATTGCTTCTTGAAAAGGGCATTGCAAAAatactggtgaaatctgaataaagcctGGAGTTTAGATGCTAATAATGTACCAATGTTgctttcttagttttgacaaacatTCCATGGTCATGTAACATGTTGACAACAGGGGAAATTGGATGTGGTGTGTACAGCTCTGTACAACCGTTGCAGCTTTTCAATACATTGGAAAttgttctaaaatttaaaaattattattggccaggcacggtagttcatgcctgtaatcccagcactttgggaggccaaggcaggtgggtcacttgagcccaggagttctaggtcagcctgggcaacatggtgaaactccatctctactaaacatacaaaaattagccaggcttggtggtgcatgccacaATGCACAGTGCACAgccatagctcactggagcctcaaactcctgagctcaacccatcctcctgcctcagcctcccaagtagctaggaatacaggtgcatgcaactatgcccagctaattttaaaagtttttgtagagacagggtctcgctatgttgccctggcttaaaaattattattattattatttttttgttttgagacagagtcacactctgtcacccagacgggagtgcagtggtgcaatctcggctcactgcaacatctgcctcccgagttcaagcgattctcctgcctcagcctcctcagtagctgggattatgggtgcacaccactacgcctgactgatttttgtttatttttagtaaagacaggtttcaccatgttggtcaggctggtctcgaactcctgaccttgtgctcagtctgccttggcctcccaaagtgctgggattacaggcatgagccatctcacccagtcaaaaattattttttaaactgcgcatggtggctcatgcctgcaatcccagcacaatgggaggccgaggcaggaggatcccttgaagtcagaagttccttgccagcctgggcaacatggcaagacccagtctctataaaGACTGGGCGGCTCAGCCCTGGTGCAGTCACATAGGTCCCTGCTAGCTGAGCTGAAATTAAAACCCATTcagggcccggcgcagtggcactccagcctgggcaacaagagcgaaactctatctcaaaagtaaataaataaaacccattcAGTCTGGCTCCTACGTGGCTCATGGGGCCTGTGGACTGGACTCTCCTTTTCCCTCCACACCCCATCCGCATTCAGTCCACGAGCAAATCATGCAGGTGGCACCTTCATAATGATCCTGAGGTGACACTTCTCACCACCTGCCTTCTCCCACCTAGTTTGAGCACGCTTCATCAATTACCTGGACTACCCAGCTGGTCCCCCTTTTCTCCCAGAAGGTGTGATGTGGCCTGTTAACACCCTCTGTTAACAGCTGAGCCCTCCTCTGCCCAGGACCCTCTGCTGGCTCCCCAGCTGCTCTGAGTAACAGCTAGAGCTTTCAACAGCTGCAGGCGTTTGAAGCTGGGACTTCTCTCCCTGAGCTGCCTGCCGCTCTCCCTTGCTCACACCAGGCCGGATGCAAACTTCTCCTCTGGGTCTCAAGCATACCGatcatgctcctgcctcagggcctttgcacaagcCATTCCCGCTGCCCGGAATGCTCTTTGGCCAGAGAGCTGCTTGGCTGACCCATCACCTCCTACAAACCTTGCTCAGACCTTGCCTGGAATTCTTG
Protein-coding regions in this window:
- the SRARP gene encoding steroid receptor-associated and regulated protein isoform X2; translated protein: MAPSEDPRDWRADLKGTICETGLETSSGGKLAGHQKTVPTAHLTFVIDCTHGKQLSLAATPSPPQAPSPNRGFVTPPMKTYIVFCGENWPHLTRVTPMGGGCLAQARATLPLCRGAVASASFPVSPLCPQEVPEAKGKPVKAAPVRSSTWGTVKDSLKALSSCVCGQAD
- the SRARP gene encoding steroid receptor-associated and regulated protein isoform X1; protein product: MHSENPDPVSIKGLVPQWGSHILEEWPKTAPLLSEPGRRRSSHMAPSEDPRDWRADLKGTICETGLETSSGGKLAGHQKTVPTAHLTFVIDCTHGKQLSLAATPSPPQAPSPNRGFVTPPMKTYIVFCGENWPHLTRVTPMGGGCLAQARATLPLCRGAVASASFPVSPLCPQEVPEAKGKPVKAAPVRSSTWGTVKDSLKALSSCVCGQAD